A window of the Loxodonta africana isolate mLoxAfr1 chromosome 3, mLoxAfr1.hap2, whole genome shotgun sequence genome harbors these coding sequences:
- the PEX19 gene encoding peroxisomal biogenesis factor 19 isoform X2, producing MKELAEEEPHLVEQFQKLSEAAGRVGSDATSQQEFTSCLKETLSGLAKNATDLQNSGMSEEELNKAMEGLGLAEGGGEGSFLPIMQSIMQNLLSKDVLYPSLKEITEKYPEWLQSHRESLPPEQFEKYQEQHSVMGKICEQFEAETPTDSEATQKARFEMVLDLMQQLQDLGHPPKELAGEMPPGLNFDLDALNLSGPPGASGEQCLIM from the exons ATGAAGGAGTTGGCTGAGGAAGAGCCCCACCTGGTGGAACAGTTCCAAAAGCTCTCAGAGGCCGCTGGAAGAGTGG GCAGTGATGCGACCTCCCAACAGGAATTCACTTCTTGCCTAAAGGAGACACTAAGTGGACTAGCCAAAAATGCCACTGACCTTCAG AATTCAGGCATGTCGGAGGAAGAGCTGAACAAGGCCATGGAGGGGCTAGGCCTGGCCGAAGGGGGCGGGGAAGGGAGCTTCCTCCCCATCATGCAGAGTATCATGCAGAACCTACTGTCTAAGGATGTGCTGTACCCGTCACTGAAGGAGATCACAGAAAAG TACCCAGAATGGTTGCAGAGTCACCGGGAATCTCTACCTCCAGAGCAGTTTGAAAAATATCAGGAGCAGCACAGTGTCATGGGCAAGATATGTGAGCAGTTTGAGGCAGAGACCCCCACAGACAGCGAGGCCACTCAAAAGGCTCGTTTTGAGATGGTGCTGGATCTCATGCAGCAG CTACAGGACTTGGGTCATCCCCCAAAAGAGCTGGCTGGGGAGATG CCTCCTGGCCTCAACTTTGACCTGGATGCCCTCAATCTGTCGGGCCCACCAGGTGCCAGTGGTGAACAGTGTCTGATCATGTGA
- the PEX19 gene encoding peroxisomal biogenesis factor 19 isoform X1: MAAAEGDCGVGAEADRELDELLESALDDFDKAKPSPAAPPTTLAPDASGPQKRSPGDTAKDALFASQEKFFQELFDSELASQATAEFEKAMKELAEEEPHLVEQFQKLSEAAGRVGSDATSQQEFTSCLKETLSGLAKNATDLQNSGMSEEELNKAMEGLGLAEGGGEGSFLPIMQSIMQNLLSKDVLYPSLKEITEKYPEWLQSHRESLPPEQFEKYQEQHSVMGKICEQFEAETPTDSEATQKARFEMVLDLMQQLQDLGHPPKELAGEMPPGLNFDLDALNLSGPPGASGEQCLIM; encoded by the exons ATGGCCGCCGCGGAGGGAGACTGTGGAGTTGGGGCCGAGGCTGATCGCGAATTGGACGAGCTTCTGGAAA GTGCTCTTGATGATTTTGATAAGGCCAAACCCTCCCCAGCAGCCCCTCCTACCACCTTGGCCCCCGATGCTTCCGGGCCCCAGAAGAGATCTCCAGGAGACACTGCAAAA GATGCTCTCTTTGCCTCCCAAGAGAAGTTTTTCCAGGAACTGTTCGACAGCGAGTTGGCTTCCCAAGCCACTGCGGAGTTCGAGAAGGCAATGAAGGAGTTGGCTGAGGAAGAGCCCCACCTGGTGGAACAGTTCCAAAAGCTCTCAGAGGCCGCTGGAAGAGTGG GCAGTGATGCGACCTCCCAACAGGAATTCACTTCTTGCCTAAAGGAGACACTAAGTGGACTAGCCAAAAATGCCACTGACCTTCAG AATTCAGGCATGTCGGAGGAAGAGCTGAACAAGGCCATGGAGGGGCTAGGCCTGGCCGAAGGGGGCGGGGAAGGGAGCTTCCTCCCCATCATGCAGAGTATCATGCAGAACCTACTGTCTAAGGATGTGCTGTACCCGTCACTGAAGGAGATCACAGAAAAG TACCCAGAATGGTTGCAGAGTCACCGGGAATCTCTACCTCCAGAGCAGTTTGAAAAATATCAGGAGCAGCACAGTGTCATGGGCAAGATATGTGAGCAGTTTGAGGCAGAGACCCCCACAGACAGCGAGGCCACTCAAAAGGCTCGTTTTGAGATGGTGCTGGATCTCATGCAGCAG CTACAGGACTTGGGTCATCCCCCAAAAGAGCTGGCTGGGGAGATG CCTCCTGGCCTCAACTTTGACCTGGATGCCCTCAATCTGTCGGGCCCACCAGGTGCCAGTGGTGAACAGTGTCTGATCATGTGA